In Wenyingzhuangia fucanilytica, the following are encoded in one genomic region:
- a CDS encoding DUF2271 domain-containing protein, producing MKKYNLIAIICFLVLSAFTVKTSTNEPSSKYKCMVQLKNYEGEGAYVVVSVVDKDDNYLKTLHVLGDDEKWYADLPKWWAFFEKSEENIDAMTGATIAGGERSIFTFEIDEKYMTAGNKLRFETAVEHQDYHVKDLEVSLESKNLKNKFEGTGYIRYVRILPN from the coding sequence ATGAAAAAATACAATCTAATTGCTATAATCTGTTTTTTGGTTTTATCAGCATTTACAGTAAAAACTAGTACTAACGAACCAAGCTCAAAGTACAAATGTATGGTTCAGTTAAAAAATTACGAGGGTGAGGGAGCTTATGTAGTTGTATCTGTAGTTGATAAAGACGATAATTATTTAAAAACTTTACATGTTTTAGGTGATGATGAAAAATGGTATGCAGATTTACCTAAATGGTGGGCTTTCTTTGAAAAATCTGAAGAAAACATTGATGCCATGACAGGTGCAACCATTGCTGGTGGAGAACGCTCAATTTTTACTTTTGAAATTGATGAAAAATACATGACTGCTGGAAATAAACTTAGATTTGAAACAGCTGTAGAGCATCAAGATTATCACGTAAAAGATTTAGAAGTTTCTTTAGAAAGCAAGAATCTTAAAAACAAGTTTGAAGGTACTGGATACATTCGTTACGTTAGAATTTTACCAAACTAA